The segment TTTCACTTGCTCTGGCGTGATCTCCAAGTTAAACACAGGACGGTTTTCTGCCAATAGGCGTCCGTTTCTGTCGTAGATTAAACCTCGATTTGGTGCGATAGGAACAACTTTAATTCGGTTATCGTTAGAACGAGTTTTATAGTCTTGGTATTGGTTGACCTGAATGTTGTAAAGGTTCGCGATAAGAATACCCATCATGAACACTATGCCAACAAACGAGACCACAGCACGGCTTTTGAAAAGCCGAGCTTCAGCAATGTAATCTCGAAATGGGTTACTCTTACGTAACATTGATGCCTATTCTCGGTGATATGGATGGTTGGCAGTGATACTCCACGCCCGATACAAGCTTTCGGCCATGACGACGCGAACTAACGGATGTGGCAAAGTTAAAGGTGATAAAGACCAGCTTTGTTCAGCCGCCGCTTTACAAGCAGGTGATAACCCTTCTGGACCGCCAATCAAAATGGATACGTCTCGCGCGTCTAGCTTCCAACTTTCTAGCTGGCCAGCAAGTTGCTCTGTATCCCAGCGCTTACCGGGAATATCGAGGGTAACAATTCTGTTGCCTTTTGGCACGGCAGCCAACATTGCTTCGCCTTCTTTTTGCAGTATTCTTGCAATATCAGCGTTTTTACCGCGTTTGCCAGCTGGGATTTCAACTAACTCAAGTGGCATGTCGTGAGGGAAGCGACGGCGATATTCTTGAAAGCCTTCTTCAACCCATTTAGGCATTTTAGTGCCAACGGCAATAAGCTGAATTTTCACCATTAGCTCCAAAGTTTTTCTAGTTGGTACATTTCACGCTGTTCTTCCTGCATGACGTGCACCATGGTTGTCCCCATATCGACAACAACCCATTCACCTTCGTTTTCACCGTCCATACCGAGCGGGTCGAAACCGATTTTCTTCGCTTCACTTGCGACGTGATCAGCAATCGATGAAACGTGACGTTTTGAAGTGCCAGTGCAAATGATCATGTAATCCGTCACACTTGATTTGCCTTGTACGTCTAGGGTGATGATGTCAACGGCTTTCATGTCGTCAACTTTATCTGCAAGAAAGGTATTTAATTCTTCGCGTTGCAAGGGGTATTCCTCTGAAATGGTCTATTGGTACTATTTTTACTATTTAGGCGCGCAGTATAACACTGTTTAAACTGGCAAAGGGATGTTTGCCTGAGGTACGGCGAACTCTACGCTTAATTGATGAAGAAGTGGCCAGCATGGCTGCTCGTATTGAGTTTTAGCCAAGACTTCAATTTGAGCAAGTAATCTAATTAGGTGCTGCAACTTGCTGAGCGATAGTCTTTGCAGAGCCGCTGAATACAATGGGCGTTTATTCTGCCAGACGCGGTGTTTGTCAAAAACAGCACCTATCCCGATGGTGTTAAGTTGCTGTTTCATTTGCAGTAACAGAAACAGTTCCTTTTGCAAGGTACGCATCAAAATGATTGGTTCAATTGCTTCCGCTTCAAGTTGACGCAGAATTCTTTGTGCACGGTTGGCTTTACCTTCAAGCAACGCATCCATCCAATGAAATGGCGTGAAATGGTTATGTCGATCAAGTGACTCCTGAAGGCGAATAAGGGTTAACTGACCATCAGGATAATTGAGGGCCAGTTTTTGTAAGCTTTGCATCAACGCAAATAAATTGCCCTCATGCCATTGCGCCAGCATCTGAACCGCTTCGGCATCAGGGGTTAAACCCAATGTGCGGCAACGAGCCATAACAAACTGTGGTAAGCGAGATAATTCTGGTGTTAAGCAGTTAACCAAACAGCCGTTTGCCATCAGTGCTTTAAACCAAGCCGTGTTTTCTTGAGCTTTGGTCAGTTTATTGCCCATGACAATCAAAACGATATCTGGATTGAGGTAATCAGCAACAGTCGCTAGAGATTTAGACAAAGCGGCATTAAGTCCTGATTCTGCAATCTCCAATACGATAATTTGCCGGCTACTGAATAGGCTCAAGGATTGGCAGCAGTCATAAACTTGCGTCCAATCCAAATTGTTATCGACCGTAAAATGATGCTTTTCTTCAAAGCCTTCACTGAGAGCTTTGTTTTCTATCGCTTTGACCGATTCTTGAGTCAGCAGTGGCTCGCCACCAAAGATAAGATAAACGGGCAATAACGATCTTTGTAACGAATCGGCAAGTTTATCGGCGTAAACTCTCATTGCTTCAATTACTCAGCGGTTGTTTGAGCCGATGGCTCTTGGTGAGTTTCGATAGTGTCAATGAGATACGATTCGTTTGTCGCAGGTACTTTAGCTGGCTCTTCAGCTTCTGAAATTTCATCCATAGTACCAGCCTGAATCGTCGCTTTTAGTCGACCCATTTGGCGAACGATTTGTGTCGCGGCCAGTTTACGCATTTCGCCTTCAATCATGTCGCGCTCAACAGATTTCGCTAAAGCCGTAAGAGGGTTATCTAAGTAACTACGCGTAACACTAGTTGAAAATGTTTTAGTGCCAATATCAGGTACCGTCACTCGGTATGATGCTCTAAAGGTCAGCTCTTTTTCTGCTGCACGTGTGGTTTGATACAGAGAAAGCGTTCGTTCACTTATCCCTTCGCTGATCAAATGAATGTTAGGTACATCATCAGCTGGCTGTACGATTTCAATTTCGTTCATGCGTAATTGACGTGTCACTATGCGAGTAAAGTTACTGTACTGGTCGTAACTGGTAATAGACAGTTTGCTTAGTTCATCTGGCACATCGTAATCACCGCGCAAGTGAAAGCCGCACGCACTCAGTAAGGTCGCAGAGAGGAAAACCAGTGACAATTTCAAGAAAGATGAACATGTAAAACGCATGGGATTATTATTCTCGTTAGATTACTTATGTTAGAACACAAAAGTTTATGTTCTAACATAAGTAAACAGGGCACAAAGCCCTGTTTACAGACAACATAAGTACGAATTAGTTCGCTACGATATTCAGCAGCTTACCAGGAACGTAGATAACTTTACGTACGGTTAAACCTTCAGTAAATTTCACTACGTTTTCGTCATTTAGACCAAGCTCTTCGACTTGCTCTTTAGTCGCATCAGCAGCCACGGTGAGTTTACCGCGCAATTTGCCGTTTACCTGAACAACGATCAGTTTTTCATCTTCCACTAACGCTGCTTCATCGAACGTAGGCCATGATGCA is part of the Vibrio diazotrophicus genome and harbors:
- the rlmH gene encoding 23S rRNA (pseudouridine(1915)-N(3))-methyltransferase RlmH, with product MKIQLIAVGTKMPKWVEEGFQEYRRRFPHDMPLELVEIPAGKRGKNADIARILQKEGEAMLAAVPKGNRIVTLDIPGKRWDTEQLAGQLESWKLDARDVSILIGGPEGLSPACKAAAEQSWSLSPLTLPHPLVRVVMAESLYRAWSITANHPYHRE
- the rsfS gene encoding ribosome silencing factor: MQREELNTFLADKVDDMKAVDIITLDVQGKSSVTDYMIICTGTSKRHVSSIADHVASEAKKIGFDPLGMDGENEGEWVVVDMGTTMVHVMQEEQREMYQLEKLWS
- the holA gene encoding DNA polymerase III subunit delta; translated protein: MRVYADKLADSLQRSLLPVYLIFGGEPLLTQESVKAIENKALSEGFEEKHHFTVDNNLDWTQVYDCCQSLSLFSSRQIIVLEIAESGLNAALSKSLATVADYLNPDIVLIVMGNKLTKAQENTAWFKALMANGCLVNCLTPELSRLPQFVMARCRTLGLTPDAEAVQMLAQWHEGNLFALMQSLQKLALNYPDGQLTLIRLQESLDRHNHFTPFHWMDALLEGKANRAQRILRQLEAEAIEPIILMRTLQKELFLLLQMKQQLNTIGIGAVFDKHRVWQNKRPLYSAALQRLSLSKLQHLIRLLAQIEVLAKTQYEQPCWPLLHQLSVEFAVPQANIPLPV
- the lptE gene encoding LPS assembly lipoprotein LptE, translated to MRFTCSSFLKLSLVFLSATLLSACGFHLRGDYDVPDELSKLSITSYDQYSNFTRIVTRQLRMNEIEIVQPADDVPNIHLISEGISERTLSLYQTTRAAEKELTFRASYRVTVPDIGTKTFSTSVTRSYLDNPLTALAKSVERDMIEGEMRKLAATQIVRQMGRLKATIQAGTMDEISEAEEPAKVPATNESYLIDTIETHQEPSAQTTAE